In Fragaria vesca subsp. vesca linkage group LG5, FraVesHawaii_1.0, whole genome shotgun sequence, the genomic stretch TAGGGACTAGCCACTCCGGCACCATTTGCCACCACTACCGGTAAGTGGGAAATGGGCACGAAGGAGCTACTCTAGCTACCTTTTCTTTTTGTTCAGCTGCCTAGTTATGAGAAAACTTTTTGCCTAAATAGATTTGGTCTCATACTCTCATTGATCTCAACGATTTAGAATGCACATCCTTGCATAATCCAATATTGAACAACATCGAAGATCATGAGGCAAAATATTTACTATTTATAATAAAGGGTCCGGATCAAGGGACACCTTATTTTACACTATTTCTTACACTATTTTTCAGCCATTAGATCTACTTAAGTATAATGAAATATTGAAATTATTGGCCACTATTGTTTGTCGTGTACGCAGGTTTCTACCAACTAAGATAAACAAAAGGATGAAACAAAATGCGAAAGAAGTAGAAGGTTTACTTGAGAGAATTATAAATAAAAGAGAAGAAGCAATTAGGGGTGGAGAAGCACCTAAAGATGACTTGTTAGGAATACTTTTGGATTCCAATTCAAAGGAAATTCAAGAACATGGAAACCGAAAAAACATCAGATTAAGCCGTAAAGACATCATTGATGAGTGTAAACTGTTTTACTTTGGAGGGCAAGAGACCACTTCAGCATTGGTTGTTTGGGCAGTAATTTTGCTATGTCAAAATCCGAGTTGGCAAACCCGTGCAAGAGAAGAGGTTCTGCAAGTATTTGGAAACAACAGACCTGATGACTTCCAGGAGATGAACCAACTAAAAGTTGTAAGTACACAATATTACTGTCATAGTTTCCCTGAATTTTTACTTCTTGTCGTTGATGATCTTCCCTCACATAATGCTTTCATATAATTTTACAGATGACCATGGTTTTACGTGAAGTTCTTAGGTTATACCCACCAGTAGCTACACTGAATCGAACCACTTATAAGAAAACACAACTCGGAACGTTATCATTACCGGCGGGAGTCGAAGTGTCCGTCCCGACATTGCTTATGCATCAGAATAAGGAACTGTGGGGTGATGATGCGGAGGAGTTTAAGCCTGAGAGGTTTTCAGAGGGAGTTTCTAAAGCAACCAAGGGACAAAGTTTGTTCTTCCCCTTCGGAGGAGGTCCTCGCATTTGCATTGGTCAGAATTTTGCTGTGATGGAAGCGAAAATCGTGTTATCATTGATTTTGCAACAGTTCATCCTTGAGCTTTCTCCATCATATGCTCATGCTCCTTCATCTGTTATAACTCTCCAGCCACAATATGGTGTTCCTGTCATCTTATACAAACGCTGACAGCAGGGTTGGAGAGGAGTGAGAGGACCAATTAAGTTTTTGTAGTTCTTCTATGAAGAAGTTAGGCGATCCGTTTCATTTCATGTTAGGCCGATCTTAATAAGATGTTATGAAAAACAGTGAAGTTGGCTGGAAACCTGGGGTCCGAACCAGATTGAAATCAACTTTTTTTTTGTTAGTCTGAAAGATTGAAATCAGGTAGAGTGAGTTTAAAACAACAACAAGTGATCTATACACCTAAATTCGATTCATAGTTGATATATCAATAACTTAAATTCTTATCTTCTTTAAAGAATACACACTGTGTTTGAATGCGGGTGAATTCCCTGAAATTTAATCAAAAAGAAGGAAATTCCTAATTTATTAGGATTGTTTGGGAGCTTAAATTTCTGACTTGAATTTGTCAATTCTCTTAACTGAGGTTCTAAATAGAAATTTTTGTCATTTTAAAACTCTATATTATAAAATCTAAACAATGAAATGCTCAATTCATAAAATTGTAATTCTCATAATTTTAAAATTTATATAGAAATTGAAATTATTTTATTTAAATACAAACGTAAAAGACAATAGAAACTACAAAATTGCCTTCGAATAGGTTCTGATCGGCCCAACCCAAATTGCACTACCCAACGGTCCAAGTTGCGGAGGGCCGGTTGGTCTTTTTCAGAAAAAGGTGTAGCCACAGATTCAAAATGCACAAAGAGCTGAAGTTTGCAGACGCTTCCCTCCGAAAAGTTGAGCAAACGGAAACCCTAAACAAAAGCCGCAATCATTTTGGTGAACTCATCATCGGATTCGGGCGAAGCAAGCTTCATGGATTTCCACTGTGAAAAGATTCTCACCGGAGTTGAGAATTCAGCTACTCCGGTGAAAATCACATCAAACAAGATTGAATGTCCGACGCCGGAGAAGCTCAGCGACCCTTTGCCCACCAATTTTCTGGACGGGAAAGCACAGCTTCCAAAAAAGTAAGCTTTCTCTCTCAATTTCGATCTTCATGACTGTAAATTTTTTATTTTTTATTTTCATCAAAATAAGATTGTTTAAATCTGAAATTAATTTTTGAATTTTTTTTGGGTGCAGTTACAGGACTACAGCAGATTTTCTTGATCATATGAACTGCTCACTGCGGCTGCTTTGTCTGCGCAAAAGGTCAACTACGTTTCAGAATGTATCTACGCAGGTGGAAATCCTGGCCAAAAGGTAATGTTAAATGGCTTAAACATGCGTATTTGCATTTTCAATTTGAAGGTCTGGGTATTTTTTTTGTTTGCCTCTTTTGTATGTACAGTTGTAATTTGTACCCTAATCGAAGATTTCCGACTGAATTAGAATGAATTAAATGGTTTTGGTTCTCCAATATTAAGGATTCAAACTATGATTGTATAACTGCACAAACATCATCTTCACCTGTTTTTCATAACATTGCTACTATTTTGAGCTGTCCAATGTCCAATATCATACTGTTTACCTATGCGTTGTTTCGTTTACTAATAATGTGGACATCGTGTGGCCAGTCCTTGGGATTTGGTTCTGGCACCATTTGAAACTACAATCATGTTTAAGGCATGTGGGTAAGCTCTAATGCTGGAATAGATGATACATGACCTTTTATTCTCTAATGGGAGGACTGTATGTGCTTGCCTGATTGATTGCACTTCTCTATCTTGTATCATAAGAAACTAGTAACAGTTTGAACTATTTAAACTATAAATTCTTTTTTTGTCTATCATGAGCTCAATACTTAATATTGTGCCAAACTGATTTTGTTTATCTTTTTGCAGAAAGTTCTTGTACAGGCATCTTGCTCAGATTAAATTTATACTTCCTGAAGCGATAAAGATAGATTGGGTTTTGGTGTCTGACAAGGAAACTCAGTTCATGAAGCCGGATATGAACATCAGCTTGCTATTTGATATTGTAAAAGGCCACCATGAAATATCTGATTTTATAGCTTTGCGCCAAGTTTTTGCTTCTAGGCTTATGAGTTTCTTTGCAATGCATCCTGAGGTACATCTCAATACTTTTGTCAGTATTATCTGTTTTATTTTTTTGTACTTTTTTTGAAGCTGTGCACGATCATCCTAATTTCACTATTGGAAAGAATAAGGAAAATGATAATTATGGAGTTTCACCCAATTGTCAGAAGAACATAAAAGAAAAGGAGAGAAATCTTCATATAAAAGTTTAGTGTATTTGAACAACTTGAAAAGCTGTTGCAACCTCCTTGGTTGGGCCTCATAGAATGATTCAAATCTTAAGAGATTTCTTAGTTGCTAGCTTTATTTTGATAGGAGTTAACTTGATTAAACAAAATAGGAGATGTGGATATGAACTAATACCTAGACTAGAGGCTAGATGAATTAGCACATAGGATTTGAATCAACTACTTATCAACTGTTATTTTTCATCAAGTAATTGGCATATGATGGCCAGAGAGTTCCAGGGTATATAAAATGTTAAGTCATTAGATTGAGCTGGCTTCTGCTGACTGATTATATGTGGGTGGCTGGGTTAGATGAAACCTTTCACATGTAAAGTTTGGTTGAGTAACTTATAAATGATGGTCCCTTTGTATAACATGTATAGCAAGTGGATTAAGTTGAGTGATTTTGTTTTGTTTCCTCAGGCTTAGCTCTTTGCATCATGCATTTGATTTAGCTAATATCTATGTAGTTGGTGGCATTTCATGTTGGCATTAAATCATAAAAGAAATGGACTCACTTGTTTGTGTTTCTGGGGTCAAGACTTCTGATGTTCCAGAGGCCATATTGCCAGAGCCTTTTAGCAAAAGAAGTCAGAGACCTGTCCTGAAGCAATTGTCTGCAGATTATTTGACAGAACCTCAACCAGCTTCAAATGAAACTGAGCTGTTGTCAGAAAAAGTATGTCTGTATCCATATATCAGCAGACACTTTTCGCGGAATAATATTGTTTCTGAAACAGAAAAAGCACAAGTCTTATGTTCTCCACTACCTCTGCCATCAGCTGATGGTATGAATAACCAAGGTATTAAGGATGGGCTGCAGAAACAGTTTCTTGTTCTGTCTCATGATCCTGAGCAAGACATAAAAAATTGGAAGCCGAAAGAACCGTGCTCCAAACCTAGTATTATTGACCACTCAATACATCTGAACCATCCTCAGCCTCCTATTGGTTCTAGTGTACCTGATAGCCCTCTTGTGAAGCTCACCTCATCTGCCAATAGTTTGATGGTAGAAACTCCTCAACCATTGCCACCAAGGAGATCAATGCCCAGTTGTGATGCCAAGCATGAGACCTTGGACACCCAAAAATCAACATCTTGTAATAAGCCTGCAAAAAGAGTTCTTGACTTCTCAGACCTAGAAGGTGATAAAAGTGCAGTGGACTCCACTGTAGATGAGTCAACAGGCTACAAAATTGTACACCAAGACATCCCTAAAGCTACAGGAAAAACTGTCGAAGATAGACACCTCACTTGTTCTCCAGCATCGCAAGAGGTATGCTATTCTGCCCGTTATTAATTATTTTAGTAATTGTGGCATTGTCATACTTTGAATCTTATTGTTTACTGTTTTCTTGGACTTGCATGGTATATATGCTGTTTTTGTTCAGGCTCTTTATTGACTTATGTAATTCTATATATGTCAAATAAAATTACTAGATCACGTTTCACTAGAAGCCTCTTCAACTGCAGGTTCTTTCATGACATTATGATATTCTTTTGGCCAAGTAATTAAATCTTTTACATGATCTACTGTTATGTTAGAATTTTGCTGCATGCATTATTTTTGCTTATTGTGGTGAGGTTGTCATGTTTGTCCTTATAAGGTCTTTCCTTTAATGTTCAACTCTGTTTGTCTCTATAGGTAA encodes the following:
- the LOC101305565 gene encoding secologanin synthase-like → MACIELSIVICSILITGAWRVLNYVWLRPKKLERCLRKQGLKGNSYRLMIGDMFESFMMLKQAQSKPINLSTCHDIAARVIPFVHQTVKNYGWDSFTWNGTRPKVNITKPEDIKEIFDKHDDFHKVVNPITTLLISGFAIYEGEKWARHRATVNPAFRAHKLKGMLPALFESCGEMISEWVTLVKEKGSSEVDVWPYIQQLTGDVISRTAFGSSYKEGLKIFQLLREQAVLVTKTSHLVIIPGWRFLPTKINKRMKQNAKEVEGLLERIINKREEAIRGGEAPKDDLLGILLDSNSKEIQEHGNRKNIRLSRKDIIDECKLFYFGGQETTSALVVWAVILLCQNPSWQTRAREEVLQVFGNNRPDDFQEMNQLKVMTMVLREVLRLYPPVATLNRTTYKKTQLGTLSLPAGVEVSVPTLLMHQNKELWGDDAEEFKPERFSEGVSKATKGQSLFFPFGGGPRICIGQNFAVMEAKIVLSLILQQFILELSPSYAHAPSSVITLQPQYGVPVILYKR
- the LOC101305854 gene encoding uncharacterized protein LOC101305854 gives rise to the protein MDSLVCVSGVKTSDVPEAILPEPFSKRSQRPVLKQLSADYLTEPQPASNETELLSEKVCLYPYISRHFSRNNIVSETEKAQVLCSPLPLPSADGMNNQGIKDGLQKQFLVLSHDPEQDIKNWKPKEPCSKPSIIDHSIHLNHPQPPIGSSVPDSPLVKLTSSANSLMVETPQPLPPRRSMPSCDAKHETLDTQKSTSCNKPAKRVLDFSDLEGDKSAVDSTVDESTGYKIVHQDIPKATGKTVEDRHLTCSPASQEVKRVLGFSNEDCKKTQTSSSMRLQMSTRLAEIVTLIYGVLKSFNWSSITKEELVHKIIMNSLDVVERKEVEEQFELLERHVPDWIQSKLLSSGDIMYTVKKVPNLDSVLSKLKHQIVSDQKVEASEG